GTCTCTCCTGTCCAGCTCGATATGAACAAGACAGGCTGGTAGGTGGATAGGCTTCTGTCTGACCAGTAGGACATGCCCTTCTCCCCCTAGGCTAGAGCAGTCACAAAAATACTTAACAACTTATAATTATTCCCTTCCTCTGAGCAACTACATAATCCCAATCGATGGAAAATGCTTGGGACTGTATCTACTATTGTGAAGGCGGGAACGTTTTTGCTAGCTCCATTGTTTTTACTTGTTGTTGTAGCTTTTGATAGAGTATTGAAGAATTAGCAAGAGTTATTTCCTGCATTCAATTCCTTTATATGAATGAAGTGTATTTGGGATGGGTAATGccatttgaaaatattttatagCATAAGTAAAATAGATTCTACTGTTTGTCCCACCTCTATTTTGTAACTTGGATTATCTGATGCAGTTTCAAACATGGACAACACTGGAGGTCCAACATTGTTTCCCTTGCATCGCTGCAAAACAATTCACCTGGTTGGTTCAAATTTTCCTGAATTGTTTTTTGTTGTACTTCGTATTGAAGATTTCAAGCAGTTATGACTTTGTTTTGAAGGACAGTCGAGGTTGACTTCCCTATTGGATTTTGCTCACAATTTTGAAGGCTTTGTGGTCTTATTAAAACCATATATCTAGGTGAGGCATGGTCAGGGCATTCACAATGTTGAAGGAGACAAGAATTACAAAGCATACCTGTCTCCTGAATATTTTGATGCACACCTTACTACACTTGGTTGGCAACAGGTGGGAGAGCATCCCCGATTTTTGACTTAATCTAAATACTCCTCCTTCTTACTCTTGATGCACCTCGATTCTTATTTCTTATATATCTTTGGCTCTTGTATCAGGTTGATAATTTGCGTAAACACGTTCATGCAAGTGGCCTCTTTAAGAGAATTGAGTTAGTTGTCACATCTCCTATGCTAAGGTATCAAATTTTCTCCCTTTGAATGTGACACATGATTTATTTTGCCTTTTTCAACCCAACCCAAGCAAGCAAAAGCAGTAGGGACATGGCAGACAAAACTTGGTTATTCCCTTTAGGATGATTTACAATCTTAGTAGCTATTAGGGTGACCCACCGGGAAGTCTTCGTGTTGCATACCTCTTTTTGTAATCCATGGAaatggggagattgacgaggatgtcacgcaTTGTATTGGAGCGGGGTTGATCCGATGTTTTGTGTAGtaagaatgtgccaccaaaacttaaaggtaagttctacagagtggtggttagaccgactatgttgtatggggcagaatGTTGGTCAGCCAAGGACTCCCAtgtctagaagatgaaagtagcagaaatgaggatgttgagatggatgtgtgggcataccaggATAGATAAGATTATGAATGAAGATATTCTGGATAAGGTGAGAGTTACCCCGTGGAGCACGAGATACGAGAAGCGAGGCTAAGATAGTTCGAGCATGTGAAGAGGAGGCACATATGCCACAATAAGGAGGTGCGAGAGGTTCTCCTTGGTGGGTCTGacgagaggtagaggtaggccaaagaagtattgagaagaggtgattaggcaagacatgatgCTACTTCAGCTTATCAAGGACATGACCCTCAGATTGGAGGGTgcggaggtcgagaattagggtagaaaGTTAGTAGGTAGTCGAAAATTTTTCTTTTCCATACCGGTAGTATTAGTGTTAGTCTTGTATTTTCTTATTATTAGATTTCTATTACTACCTGTTGTTTCTTTCGCTTCGATTTTCTTATtatcttcttgttgttgttgttgtagctaTTATGGAACTTTATGGGAACTTATGGTTGACTTTACAGGACAATGCAAACAGCAGCTGGAGTATTTGGTGGTGATGGCTACAAAGACAGGATGGATATACTACCATTGATGGTGGCGAACACAGGATATAGTGACCGCTCTGCAATTTCTAGTCTGGATTGCCCTCCTATCATGGCGCATGAGCTTTGTCGTGAACACTTGGTATGTCAGCTGAACACCTTTCTGCTTGTCAAGATACTTTGTTCTCTTTTATTTAGTTGTCTTCCATCTTATGTAGAGCTTAAGTCTGTATCACACCTGCAGAAAGGTTGAAATATTCCTGAGCAAATGTGGCAAAAGTTATATCTCCACTGCCAGCATGCAAAAATGCTAGATGGAAAAGTAACTATTTCATTAATCTTAAGAATGGGATATCTTGGGTATTTGAAATATGAGAAAGTATATGCTGCAAATGGAGTTGGAGAGTTGACTTCTGCAGTATTGGTAAAATCGGCAGTAAATTTGTATCTCTCTGTTTTAGTTACCATTTTAATAATGTTGAGTATATAGTGAACTTGCTCGTTCTATGAGTTGAGTTGTGAAGGAGAGAAATAGAAGAGCATTTCAGGATGATGTATTAAGCAAAATATATGTTAATTAGTCTTTGGAACACTGTAAGCACACATTTGTTGTCACTTCTTATCTGCGAATTTTGGGATGTATTAGTGCTTACACAGGCGgatccaaaatttaaaatttatgggttCAGATTCGCAATTCTACTTTATCTCATCTAATTTAATGGgctcaaaatttattatttgtacgATTGTTTGGGCAAAAATACAGGGTATGAGCGAAAGCTataggttcaattgaacccatagcTTCTACACTAGATACGCCTCTGCATACAAATATATGAATATACTTATAAATATCTAGCTAGAAATGATTTGAGTCCAGTTTCTAGTCAGTTAGATCTATGTTCTTATCTTGTTCCCCTGTTTTTCTCAAGCTCATAATCAGCCCTCATCCTGCTTGTTCTTCCTATTCTTGAGATTAGGCTGTTGTCATTTTGCTATATAAGACGTTTCTTTTTCCACTTTTGTTCTCAATCTGCTGGGTCACAGAATACAATAATTGTAACTTTACATTATAAAAAGAGATGTTGTCTTAACTGTGTCAATTATGATCTGTGACATCTAGTGGTTCAAATTTCTGTTTGTATGAAAAGATAACTGATGCTTGATCTATTATGCTTTCAGTTATTTAACTTCTACCTAATATAATTTGGTGGCAGGGTGTTCATCCTTGTGATAGCAGAAGGAGCATAAGTGAATATCAGTGTCTCTTTCCTGCAATTGATCTTTCACTGGCAAGTATTTAACAATTTAAACTTCTTCCATGTCTTTAATAGTAGTACACGTGCTTGGTATGGCTATAATATGTCATTTCAAATGATATCCCTTATCATGGACCTAATGAATTTGTGGTATTTTGTTCAGATTGAAAGTGACGAGGATACCCTCTGGAAGGCCAATGTTAGGGAGACAAAGGAAGAAGTCATGGCTAGGGGAATAAAATTCCTGAACTGGTTAGGTTCAacaccccccccccaaaaaaaaaaaatttttttatCTCTTCTAGGCGGTGGTAAAGAAGGGAATGTCTTTTAAGTTAATGGAATGTTTGTGTCTGTTCTTGGTTGTAGAAATTGCTGGACTTTGCAAGACAATATattttgcacatgaaaaacaggTCTTTAATGCTTCTGTTAAAGTAAAAGAAATTCATATTGTAATAAGGAAAATTGACAAGAACAAGCTGAAATTGATGCAGTTAAAAGAGCGTAAAGTCGAAGAAGAGATGGAATTTCTCCTTTTGCCTTATTTCTGATCCAATGATTGCTAGAAAAGAGATATCTTTTTGAAAAGGTAAGTAATGATTTCTAAGACACAGTTAAATTGCTTTCTCAAAAGGATGTAGGTATATGTAAATGGACTATATCAAACTTAGACATGGCAAGATTTGAGTCAACAAGATCTTATAGGTAAGCAGCAGCGAAACTGGCCCTAGTACTATATGCGGACTGCCACTGAAGGAAAGTTGATGGGGAGTTCCTCTATTTATTGTCAAAGGAAGACATTGAGAACTGGAAATTCTTTGTGGAGACTTGTTTAGTTAGTTGTCTCGACCACCTAGTAGGATGAATCAATGGAGTCATGGAATGGGCAGCTAGGGCAGGGTGGATAACAGCCGACATCAAGGAGTGTAGGTTAAGTAATATATTGACATCATTTCGTATGTATTCCGTCGAAATAATCATATATGCAGGTAAGGTAGATGGTGACTTGTTTCTATCATTGGATATATGGATGTTCACCATCCAACTTAAAGTAACAACTAACAAGTGACATCCAGATTACACCTTCATATAAGACTATTTCGACGGAATACATAAAAATGATATCAGCGCATTACTTGTGGTGCAGGTGCATGGAACTACTTATCAGGAGGAGGAATTTGTCATGGCCTTGACTGTCATATCTAGGGTAAAACTTTTTGTTAAAGAAAGGGAGAGATCCCCACCTTATGGAAGTTTTCCATGTCCTATATAACTATCCCCCGGAAGGGGCACAAAAATGGTCCCTAACCCCAAATCCTTCAGGAACCTTAGTTGGGATTGACGAGAAAAACAGGAAGAGATATGGAGCAAACTAACGAAGAGGAAGGCGGGAGGAAAAGTTGGGGAAGAGGCCGTCTTAAATGCACATGATGACTGACAGCGGCCTAGTGTCAGGACAGATGAAAGCAAGTGGAAGATGACACTAGACCTAGGTTTCTTGGGCCAGGATTTATGGACATTAAATCAGTCCCTCccagtgttgtgaagagcgtgaagcgaggAAAAGCGACAACCCCCATTTCACGAGAAGCGAGAAGTGAAGCGCTCGAttttttgaagtgaagcggaatttaaaaataaaattaaaataaatactgcatagacaacacatgtagttgtaagcaaatgttcaatactttaattaaaaaactaaatagtagcatcaattaaagcacaaaatgagcatccTATTCTTCTACATTTGGATCACCACCGATTAGATGTGCTTTTTGACGATAGATTTTCCCATTTGAAATCTTATCACAAAAAAGACATCTAATGGCCATCTTGTTGGTCTCGCTAACAGAGTAAGCCCAAACCGGTTCTTTCCTATCTTCTTTTGGCGCCATTAAAAGAACAACTACATAACACATAAGAAAGGCAATAAGAACTAAGAATAAAGGATATAAAAAATTAGAGGAATTCTCTGTTAAAAACTGGAAAAATTGGGCAGTAATTTTCTGGAAAAAATTTGCCAGCATTTCGCCTCTTTTTGGAcgtttagaaagaaaaagaaaaagaagaagaagaagaatgaaaatcAGAAGTTCAGAACATACCTGTTGAAGTCTTGaacttgaagttgaagaagaagaagaacaacccTAGTTGATGCTTTGAGATTCTTTCAGAAATAAGAAGTAGATGAAGAAGAAGTCGATgctgttggaagttgaagaaccCTAGTCGTTGCAGTTGAAGAAGTCCAGACCAGTGTTTAATCCAAAAAACTCGTTTTTAATAAAATAGGGTTGGGTATTTTAAAACAGAAAAGCGGACGCTTCTTCGCTTCGCTTCGCTTTCCCCGCTTCTCGCTTTTTACAGAGAAGGGGTCGCTTTTACTGACCTGAGTCGCTTCACCTTGCTGAACCGCTGCCCTTCACGCTTCGCCTCGCTTCTCGCTTAAAGCGAGGAAGCGAGCGCTTTTTTAAACACTGGTCCCTCCTTAGGCCAAAAGTGCATAGCCCATAATTATGGAGATACTGACAAGCTCAAAGTTGTGATAGATTTCAGCCCAATGACAATAAGGCTAGAGGAAACAAAGCTAGGAGGCCCAAGGAAGAAATCTAAAAAATTGACTAGTAGGCCAGCTAAGCCTACATCTTACGAATTAGCTACATCTTACGAGCCCTTTGTTGAAGGAAGCGGTTGTTGCTTCACTTAAGAAAATGGTTGTCCAACCTAGGCACGACAAGCCGAGGCTCGTGTCACGTCCCAAACTGTCCCTAGATATGATTAGCACACAACACTCCACGCCAGGCGAACTATATCCCATATAATTAACCATTTATACAAGCACTGGGAGAAAAGAAGAGCATTATTAATAATTAAATGCGGAATAATCATCAACCAAATCCATAATCTATTAATAGAAAATCAATGATTACTTAAGTAATAAAACTCTAGCCCAAATCCCACGCTAAGACAGTCGAGCATCTAATAAAGTTATATGTGTTTAGCTGGCCGGTATGCAAACCCAAGGCAAAGGAAATAATTGGCATAAactagataaagctgaaaagaTGACCTCTATGAACAATGCGGTGGCTCACCTTAGCAACATAATCAACCCTAACGAATTCATCATCCACTAGCTCTGCCGTCCGCAACAATATCTGCATAGAGATGCAGGTAAATAGTGAGTTATACATAAATATAACCCTGTAAGATCCTTGACCCGTCCCTTTGAGTACTCATCGAACAAAtgttagaaaatacaaatacAACAAGGACAAAATAATATGTGCAAAAATCATATGCATTATAATATATCAGCCGAGTATAATTAAAATATTCAACAAGAGCCTACCACATCTCATACAATTTGCTAAAGACTTGTCATATTCGATGGTGGAGGAAATTAACCAAACACCCCAACGAGTCTACGACAACATATGCTATGCTCCAAATCTATCACGACGGCATACATAATGCCCCAAGTATATTACAGGAGCAAAGAAACTAATTGAACATTCCAATGCTATGGCACGAAGCCATGCCACACAACCAGTCAATCATTAAATTATTTCAgcattttaaataaaatagtatATTCGCGGCCAGTCACAGACTACCGATTCTGCCAAGCACACGCTTGTCCCAACACATGAACCAGGCCGACAAAATATAGTTTAAAAGTAAGCTTTGAAAAGTAAGCGCCAAAGTttaaagtctcacttacctcACTTCCGCAGCCTTGCGACGTCTAGAAGGCCAACCATTTTATCCAAATACTAAATAACACGTCCTAATTAGTCTAGGTGAAT
This DNA window, taken from Nicotiana tabacum cultivar K326 chromosome 4, ASM71507v2, whole genome shotgun sequence, encodes the following:
- the LOC107818500 gene encoding phosphoglycerate mutase-like protein 1 gives rise to the protein MDNTGGPTLFPLHRCKTIHLVRHGQGIHNVEGDKNYKAYLSPEYFDAHLTTLGWQQVDNLRKHVHASGLFKRIELVVTSPMLRTMQTAAGVFGGDGYKDRMDILPLMVANTGYSDRSAISSLDCPPIMAHELCREHLGVHPCDSRRSISEYQCLFPAIDLSLIESDEDTLWKANVRETKEEVMARGIKFLNWLLTRKEKEIAVVSHNGLLFHTVNAFGTDCHPFVKKEICKRFANCELRSMVIVDRSMIGSDSSITNYPGKIPSAANLPSEAADEKILEKDDNLNDK